GGGCCGTTGGGGGTGACGGTGGAGACCAGAACGCCGCCGTTGGCGAAGCCGTACATGCGGCCTACAGCAGCAGACTGAGCGGCCTGGAACTGGATGCCGATGGAGCCGCGCGTGACCTTGTGCGACGGGCTGATGAGCTGGTTGTAGACGCTGATGAGCGAGTTGGACGGCATGGCGAAGCCGACACCTTCAGAGCCAGCGGACTGGGTGTAGATGGCGGTGTTCATGCCGATGACCTGGCCGGCCATGTCGACGAGCGGACCGCCGGAGTTGCCGGGGTTGATGGCGGCGTCGGTCTGTATGAAGCGCTGGAACTGGCTCTGGTCGATACCGTTGGAACCTGGGTCATCGATGGCGCGGTTCTTAGCAGAGACGATGCCGGCGGAGACAGTTTGCGAGAGACCGAAGGGGCTGCCGATGGCAAGGACCCAATCGCCGACCTGCGCGCCGTCAGAGTTACCGAGCTTGGCGACGGGGAGGTTGAGGCCCTTGGGGTCGATCTTGATGACGGCGATGTCGGTGTCGGGGTCGGTGCCGACTACGGTTGCTGGGCGGCCTTGATCGAGAGGATCGTTGGGGTCGCTGGCGAGCTTGACGTAGATGTGGTCGGCTTTGTCGACGACGTGATTGTTGGTGATGATGTAGCCGCGCTGGTCGACGATGAAGCCGGAGCCGAGGGCCTCACGCTTGCCCATGTCGGGCATCTGGCCGCCGTTGCCGCCGCCAAAGAAGCGGTTGAGGAAGTCCTGCATGTCGTTGTTGTCGTCATCACCGCCGTCGGGCGCGTTGGGGGTGGGCATGTTGCGCCGTCCGCCGCGATTCTTGGGCTGCTTGGGGATGTAATCGGTGTTGATGTTGACGACGGCGGGGCCCACCTGTTTGACGATGGCGGAGAAGCCGTTGGAGAGATTGACGGGGCTCGGCAGGGCGAGCGGGCGGGCATCGGTGGAGTCGATGCGCTGGGATTCGTGGCCGCTGACTTTGCCGGTTGCGACGGAGCCGAGCAGAATGCCCACGGAGAGAACAGCGAGCAGAGCAAAGGTGGTGGAGAGGTGACCGCTGCGCAGGCGAGCTAGCAGATTGCTGAAGCCGCTGCGCCCGAACCGTTTCGGTGTATCCATAACTTTCGTTTTCCTCACGCAAATGTGCCGCCGCGCTGGCGCTGGCGACAGAGAAGATCGCTCGCTGCCCGGGCCATTTCCTGAGCGCGGCGTGCCTTACCCAATTAGACGCTGAAATTGTGTAAAAGTCTTCCGAGTGGCAGGCCGGGTGCAGGCTGTGTTCGGGATGTGAACATGCGGCTGGGTAGGGAATTATTGGGAGATGACCATGGTGGAGTGGGCGTTCATGGTGAAGGATTGCTGCGGGATGAAGGGCACGGAATAGAGGTAAGGGTAGGAGACTGTTACGGTCACCTGGTCACCTTCGCCATTGCAGTTGGCGGCGTTGCAGGAGGTGGCGCCCGGGCCGTGGGCGTAGGTAGTGGAGATGGACAGATGGTTGCCGTTGATGCCGGGAAAGATTTCGTGATTGAGATAGGTTTTGAGGGCGGCATTGGCGGTTGAGCCGGTGCTGATGGAGCAGGAGGCGTCGCTGTGTGCGGCCTCTTCGCATCCGTTGCCATGGACGATGGCGTAGCGGGAGGCATCGCGGGCGTATTCGTTCAGGACCTCGTTGGTATAGAAGGCCATGCTGATGGCGACGCACCCAAAGACGAGCGTGACGAGGACGATGACGGAGGCGAGCAGTTCGATTACGGCGGCGCCGTGCTCGGAGGGCTTGATATTGGCAGACGCCCTTATCACTGAATCACTTCCATCGTGGCTTTCCCGTGGAGCGTGTAAGACGCAGGCAGGCCGGTGTAGTGGATCAGGGGAGAAACGACTGCCTGCGTGGTGACCTGAACCGAGTCGACGATGATGTCCGGAGATGCGCAGCTGTCGATGATCGAGCTGCAGGGGTATGTTGTCGGGGTGCCGGATGGGGTCACGCAGGAGCAGGTTTGAGTTGGGGCGGTAGGAAAGGTGATGGTAAGGGCGGGCGCCTCACTTCGGGCGGCGGCTTCGATGTCTGTGATGTCGACGGCGTTGGTGCGAGAGAGTGAGGCGAACTGAGCGCCGGCGTGGGCTGCGTTGTTGAGTTGTATAGCGGCCCATCCGATGTTCGCGATTTCAGCTCCGCCGAGAATAAGCAGGGCAAACAGGGGGAGTGACAGCGCCAACTCGAGACTCGCCTGGCCTGAGTCGCGGGGAACGCAAGAAACGCGCGTGTCAGATGGAAACCGCCGCTGGGCATGGTCATGGTGTAGCCGAGTTGGGGATGTGCGCGCCACTGTGTTTACTCCACGAGATTGATGGAGGTGATGGGAGACTGAACCCCCGCGAGAGCCTGGTAGTCGTAGATATTTGGTGTGCCCTGGATGTCGATAGAACTCACGACAAAGTCGGCGTAAATTGTTCCGCCAGTCGAACCTTCCATCTCGAACTCCGCAGTCGGCATATAGATGACGCCCTGGGCATTGAGCGTAGAGTTGCCCTTCATATCGGTCGCTGTGGTATCTGACGGAACCTGATAGATGACTATGCCGTCGAAGGGATTCGTGCCGCTGGGATCGCTAGAGGCGAGCGGTGCCGTGAGCGTGATCGCCTTACTTCCGGTGGTTTCGATGCTGTTTGAGATCAGGATCAACGTAACTCCTGATCCGGTGATGTTGCCGTCTATCTTTCCATTGATGAGGTAGGTTCCTGAGCTCAGCGTGTAGGTGCCGTTCAGGCCCTTGTAGCATCCGGGGGACAGCGTCGCTCCCGAGGCGTTTCCGCATATGACCGCCGAGGAGTACGGGTACCCTGTGCAAGGTATGGTGGGGGTGCCGCTGCAGCCGCAGGCGTTGTTGTTACAGGAGTAGTTGGGGAAGTAGGACAGCGGATCGCTGACCTGAGCGATTCCTGTAATCGGTGTGGGGCTGTAATTGCCGATGCCAGATGGATCGCCAACGACGCCGATCGACCTAAATCTGGCGTATAAATTCGGTCCGTTGCCGGTCTGAGTGATGGCATTGCTGCTGCTGGAATTGACGAGCATTCCGCAACTGGTTGCGGTAATTTCGGCAGACCCCTGAATGTGAATGTCGTTCCCGGTCGTACCCAGCGTATACATGCATCCGTCGCCGGGGCCCTGATCGGTCGCCACGGCGCGCGCAGTGACTGTGACGGATGGAAATCCGAAGACGGAAAGGAAGATGGTGGGCTCGACCTTGGTGACCGTAGCTTCCACGTAGTCGGCCTTGTTGTAATAATTGCTGGACGCCCATACAGGCGGGCTTTTTACGGTGACGGTAACGCCGTTGCTGCCGTCCGTGTACCCATTCGCGGTGCTTGCGTTTTTAGCGGTTGTAACGTAGCTGCCATATCTCAGGTTGAGCGCGCCGGCGATGGCGGCGGCGTCGGCGGCGGTCTGGATGGTGCGCTTGTCTTTGAAGAGGGCGCCGACGTCCGTGGCCATGCCGACGAAGCCGAGCATGAAAGGCAGGGACAGAGCAACGAGGATGATGGTCTGGCCGCGTTCGTCGCGATGGAGACGCATGGGACTGCTCCTGGCGGAGTCAGGTGAAAGGCGGGGCCGAAGGGCTCAGCGGGGAGCTCGCAGCTGAGCGTGCCGTGAAGCGCAAGAGGGCCGAAGAAGTGGGAGAAGCATACGGCGTTTTGGGGCGGGAATCCAGTAAGAAAAGGTAACCGCAGGTCGTGGGGCGAGGGTCCTTCGACTTCGGCGCCAAGAAGCGAGCCTTTCGCTCAGGATGACGGCGGGATGGGTTGCGGGCTGCGGAGCTCGGCGAGGAGGATGCCGGCGAGGATGAGGGCGGCGCCGAGGAGCTCGCGGGGGCCGAAGCGCTCGTGGAAGAAGAGGAGCGAGGTGAGGGCGGCGAAGACGGGCTCGAGGGTGAGGATGAGGGCGGTGTGAGTGGGCGGAAGGAACTGCTGGGCCCAGCTCTGGATGGTGAAGGCGGCGGCGGTGGCGAAGAGGGCGGTGATGGCGAGGGCGAGAATGGCGGTGGGGGTGAGGTGGAATGTTGGGTGACCGCCGAGCGGGAGGGTGATCAACATGAAGATGGCGGCGAAGGCGATCTGGAGAGTGCCGAGGCGGCGCGCGGAGAGCTGAGGCGCGGCATGGGCGAGGGTGAGGAGGTGCGCGGCGAAGGCGGCGGCGCAGGCGAGGGTGAGCCACTCGCCGAGATGCATGCCGGAGAGGATTGCGGCGCCTGTGCCGGGCGTGCTGGTGAGGAGGATGAGGCCGATGAAGGCGAGGATTGCACCGAGGAAGACGATCGTGTTGGGGCGCGGGGCGGTGGGCGGAGCGACGCGCGGGAGCAGGCTGAGGATGGGGACGAGGACCACGACGAGGCCGGTGAGGAAGGCGGACTTCGACGGCGTGGTGTGGGCGAGGCCGGAGGTCTGGAACTGATAGCCGAGCGCGAGAAAGAGGCCGGCGGTGAGGCAGAGGCGGAGCTCAGAGCGGGTGAGGCCGCGGAGTTCTTTGAGGTTGATGGTGAGAAGGACGAGGGCCGCGAGTGACATGCGGAGGAGGTTGAAGAGGAGTGGCGAGATGTCGTTGAGTGCGGATTTGACGAGCGGGAAGGTGCAGCCCCAGACGAGCACGACTCCGATGAGGAGGATGTGGGCGAGGAGGTTGTGGCGGCGGTGGGCGGGCATTTCGAGTGGTTAGTGGTTAGTAGTTAGTGGTTAGTGGAAAGCAAATGCAACAGCAAAAGCAGATCCCCTTCGGGGATGACAACCAGAAAGACAAAGACAAAGACAAAGACAAAGACAAAGGGCAAGGGCAAGGGCAAGGGCAAAGGCAACGGCAGAGGCAAAAGCAAAGGCGGGTCGCGATCAGTTTCGAGTTGTGAGTTTCGAGTTGCGAGTTTTTGCGTTCAGTTTGCAGTTTGCAGTTTGCAGTTGTCAGTTGTCAGTTGAAGCGTTATTCGGGACTGTCGGGTGGGTGGGAGACCCCGGTGCGGGCGTCGGGGAGGGGATTGTCCTGCTTGACGTAGGGTGAGGGCTTTGCGGGTGGCGGCGGTGCGGTGGGCTGCGGTGTCGCGAGGGGTTGTGGTGGCGCGGTTGTTTCGGTTTCGGAGGTGTAGCGGGTGACGCCGCCGACGACAGTGCGGACGACGCGCGCGTGCAGGATTTGTTGCGGTGTGGAGCGGGTGAGGTCGCGATCGAGGACGACAAAGTCGGCGAGGAAGCCGGGTTCGAGGCGGCCTTTGATGTTCTCGCGCCACTCGGCGAAGGCGGGGGCCTGGGTGTAGGCGTAGAGGGCTTCGCTGAGAGTGAGCTTTTCCTGAGGCTCGAAGGTTTGCGTGCCGGCCTCGTTCATGCGCGTGATGGCGGAGTAGAGGCCGCGCATGGGGTTGATGGATTCGACGGGATAGTCGGTGCCGAAGGCGAGCGGGACGCCGTGGTTGAGGAACGAGCGCCAGGCGTAGGCGTACTTGCTGCGCTCGGGGCCGAGGCGCTGGCCGGCCCAGGCCATGTCGGTGAGCAGGTGTGAGGGCTGCATGGAGGCGATGATGCCGAGATCGTGGAAGCGCTGGAATGCGTCGGGTGAGACGACCTGCGCGTGCTCGATGCGGAAGCGGAAGTTGCGCGGAGCGTAGGGCGCTTGTGGGCATGGGTTGACGCGGGTGACGATGGCGTCGGGTGGAAGGCTGTGTTCGTACTGTTCTTCCTTCGCCTGGCAGAGGAGAGCGGGGGCGGGAACGCCGGCCTGCTCGGCGGCTTCGAAGGCGTTGAGGGCCATGTCATTGGCGCGGTCGCCGATGGCGTGGAAGCCGAGCTGGAAGCCGGCGGCGGCGCGGTCGGTGGCCATTGCGTTGAGTTTGTCCTGGTCGTAACGCGGGATGCCGGAGTTGTTGGGATCGTCACTGTAGGGCGCGTTCATGGCAGCGGTGCGTGAGCCGAGCGAGCCATCCATGAAGCCCTTGAGAAAGGTGAGATGAAGGAGCGGGTCGTTGGGATCGTGGCTGGCGCGACGCTGCTGAAGGTCGCCGACGGGGAGATTGAAGTCGATCCATTCGGCGATGCGTAGGGGCAGCTTGTTTTCGTGCTCCATGCCTTCGAGGGCGAGCCAGTCGTCCCAGGTGGAGAAGTCCTGGATAGAGGTGACGCCGTGTGCGAGCGCGTCGTGGATGGAGAGCTCGAGGGCGTGGCGGCGTGTTTCGTAGTCGGGCGGAGGGATGACCTTTTGCACGAGCGCAGTGGCAGGGCCTTCGCGGATGATGCCGGTGGGATTGCCTTCGGCATCGCGGTCGATGTGGCCGCCGGGCGGATCTGCGGTGGTGTTATCGATGCCGGCGGCTTTGAGGGCGGCGGTGTTGGCGATGGCGATGTGGCCGTCGACGCGATAGAGGAAGGCTGGGTGGGGGCCGGTGACGGCGTCGAGGTCTTGGCGTGTGGGGAGAGTATTTGAGGGCCACTTGGTGTGGTCCCAGCCGCCGCCAAGGATCCATTGATTTGGGTCGTCCAGGGTTTTGGCGTAGGCGGCGATGCGGGAGGTCATGTCGGCGAGAGAGGTGACGCCGTCGAGGTTGGCGGAGAGGCGCTGGAGGCCGGCGTCGGCGATGTGGGTGTGGGCGTCGTTGAAGCCGGGCATGGCGAAGGCGCCGTGGAGATCGATCTTGATGGCGTCGGGCGCGGCGCAGGCGAGCACGGTGTCGTTGGAGCCGGCGGCGGTGATCCAGGCGCCGCTGATGCCGATGGCCTGGACGCGCTGCGGCGGTGTGTGGTCGTCGATGGCGTGAAGGCCGGCGCCGGTTAGGATGTTGCCGTTGTAGAAGATGGTGTGCGCGGGTTGGGGGCAGCGCTGGGCGTGGGCGGTGGCGACGATGCAGAGTGCGCTGAGTAATGCTGCGGGAGTGTAGAGCTTCACGAGATGAGTGTATTCGGTGCGTGAGATTCGAAATGCCTACCCAGGGGGCTAAAGCCCCTTTGTTTCAAAGCAGCGTAGGAGACCCGAGGCTGGAGCCTCGGGAGAGGCAACGGCAAGGACAAAGGCAAAGGCGAGGCGACGGCGAGAGAGTGGCGAAGGCTAGTTGCCGGCTTTGCCGATTGTTGCGGCGGTGTTCGTGTGGAGATTGCAGGTGTCAAGGAGCAGGAGGAGGATGCGGCGGAGGGCGAGCTCGCGGTTGGTGGGCGAGTACCACTCTTCGAGGGTGTGGATGCCGCCGCCGGTGCCGCCGGAGCCGATGGCGAGAGCTGGAATGCCGAGCGAGAGTGGGAGATTTGCGTCGGTGGAACCGATGCGGGATTCGGTGCGGATGTTGAGGTGGCGGTCGACGGCGCGGAGGCTGACGGCGAGAGGGGAGTCGGAGGGCAGCGCGCCGGCGCGGCGGTCGCCGATGCGGCGGATCTGTAGGCGCAAGGCGTCGCGTGCGCGGGTGCGGCGGGCCTCGGCTTTTACGCACTTGGAGACGGTGGCGAGCACGAGGGTTTCGAGGCTTTCGAGCTCGTCGGTGGAGGTGGAGCGGAGGTCGAGGTCGGCGGTGGCGGAGGACGGGATGGAGTTGATGGAGGTGCCGCCGGCGATGGTGCCGCAGTTGAGCGTGGTGCGCGGGTTGGAGGGAAGCGTGAGCTGCGTGAGCGAGGCGATGGCGGCGGCGAGCGCGTTGATGGGGCTGGGGCGGCCGGCGTCGGCCCAGGAGTGGCCGCCGGGACCGGTGATTTCGACGCGCAGACGACGCGAGCCGAGCGCGCGGTCGACGACAGTGCCGGTGCCGCAGCCTTCGAGCGCGATGGCGGTCTGGATGCGCTGTGCGTAAGGCGAGTGTGAGAAGAGATGACGCATGCCGCGGAGGTCGCCTTCGCCTTCTTCACCGACGTTTGCGGCGAAGAGGATGGTTGCGGCGGGAGTGATGTTGGCGTAGCGCAGTGAAGCCGCGATCGCGAGAAGTGCGGTGAGGCCGGCGCCGTTGTCGGTGGCGCCGGGGCAGAGGAGCTTGCCGTCTTCCAGATGGGGTGTGCAGTCGGTTCCGGCGGGAAAGATGGTGTCGAGGTGCGCAGAGAGCAGGATGACGGGTGCGGTGACGTCCGCGGAGAGGAGCTCGGCGAGCGCGTTGCCTTCGCGGTCGATGTGCGGGCTGGTGAGGTCGAGGTCGGTGAAGCGGGAGATGAACCAGGCGGCGCGCGCGGCTTCGCCGAAGGGTGGTGCGGGGATGGCGAGGAACTCGGAGTGCCAGCGCTGGAGTTGCTGCTCGTAGAGGTGCAGCCAGTGGAAGGCGCGGTGGATGGCGCGGTCTGCGGCGAGGGTTGTGACGCGGGCGTTGGCGGCGGCGGAGGGCGCGGGGGTCATTGGGTGACTCCGCGTGTTGTGGGGTCGTTCACCCCACCCATGACGCCGACTGCTTCGTCGTCATGAATGGGGCACCCGGTATCGTCAATTGGATCGTAGACGACTTCGACGAGGTAGAGGCCGCGGGCGGGAGCAGTGGGACCGGCGGCGGTGCGGTCACGGGCTTGGAGGATGCGGGTGAGGTCGGCTGGGTCGAGTGAGCCGCGGCCGATCTCGACGAGCGTGCCGACGATGTTGCGCACCATGTGGTGGAGGAAGCCGTTGCCGGCGATGCGGAAGGTCAGGAGGTCTTGCTCTGCAGAGTTTGGGCGGTGCGACCACTCGGCGAGGGTGATGGTTTTGACCGGGTTGATTTTGATGGCGCGCGTCGGTGAGTCGTCGTCTGGATCGCGTTGGGCACGGTCGGCGTCAGTGGCGGCCATGGAGGTGAAGTCGTGTGTGCCGATGAGGTGTGCGGCGGCTTCGCGCATGGCGTCGAGCGAGAGAGGCCAGCGGCAGTCCCAGGCGTAGGGCGCGAGGAAGGGCGAGCAGATGCGTTCGATGGCGGGATGGCCGGGAGTGGAGCGGATGCGGCGCTCAAAGATGCGGTACTCGTAGGTTTTGCTGCGGGCGCTGTGGCGTGCGTGGAAGCTGTGCGGGACCTGTTCGCAGGAGAGCACGCGAATGCCCGCGGGCAGGATGCGATTGAGCGCGCGCTGGAGATTCGCTGCGGGAAGCGGTGCTGCGAGGCGGAAGCTGACGGCCTGGGCGAGTGCGTGGACGCCGGCGTCGGTGCGGCCGGAGCCTTGCGGGAGGACGGTTTCGCCGGTGAGACGGAAGAGGCAGTCGGCGAGGGTGCCCTGGACGGTTGTGAGGCCGGGCTGGACCTGCCAGCCGTGGAAGCCGGACCCGTCGTACGCGAGGGTGAGCTTCCAGTTGGTGGATGCGGCGGCCATTAGTAGAGGGTAGAGGATAGAGGGCAGAGAGTGGGACGAGATGTGGACAGAGTGGACGATATACTGAAGCGGCTCTTTGCCTTCTGTTCGTCGGGTGGAACTTCGGGTCCTCGCTCGCCGTATTGCAAGTGAACGGCAAGGCAATCTATCTGAAGCGCAAAAGGTCTGAACCAGACTCGGAGAAGCAAACGTGAAATTTAGGGATTTGCAGGCTGCGGCGTGCGTCGCCCTGATGTTGAGCAGCGCCGTGGCACAGACTCCTGCTGCGCCCGCGCCCGGACAGGCTCCTGCTACGACGCAGCAGCCGGCTGACTCACAACAGCAACTGGCGCCGCAACAGCAGCCGGCAGCGGCGAACTCGAATGCGGCGGGTGAGACGCCCGCGGCCCAGCAGCCGGCGGGGACGGTGAATCCGACCGCACCTGCTCCGCAGCAGGGCGTGCAGAATGACACGACGGGAACGCCGGGACTTCCGCAGGCGCCGGCTCCGAAGCTGACGGAGCCGCTGTATCTGCGGCCGACGGGCAAGGATTACACGGAGCCGATTCCGTTCCTGCCGAACCCATTGCATGACTACACACCGACGAACTATCCGGCGCCGCGGCTGAGCAATACGCCGGACCTGCGCGATCTGCTGCGGGATGGAAAGATCTTTCTCGGGCTGAACGATGCGGTGACGCTGGCGCTCGAGAACAACTACGACATCGCGATTGCGCGGATCAACCTGGACATTGCGGACACGGACATTCTGCGAGCCAAGG
This Acidobacteriaceae bacterium DNA region includes the following protein-coding sequences:
- a CDS encoding trypsin-like peptidase domain-containing protein, encoding MDTPKRFGRSGFSNLLARLRSGHLSTTFALLAVLSVGILLGSVATGKVSGHESQRIDSTDARPLALPSPVNLSNGFSAIVKQVGPAVVNINTDYIPKQPKNRGGRRNMPTPNAPDGGDDDNNDMQDFLNRFFGGGNGGQMPDMGKREALGSGFIVDQRGYIITNNHVVDKADHIYVKLASDPNDPLDQGRPATVVGTDPDTDIAVIKIDPKGLNLPVAKLGNSDGAQVGDWVLAIGSPFGLSQTVSAGIVSAKNRAIDDPGSNGIDQSQFQRFIQTDAAINPGNSGGPLVDMAGQVIGMNTAIYTQSAGSEGVGFAMPSNSLISVYNQLISPSHKVTRGSIGIQFQAAQSAAVGRMYGFANGGVLVSTVTPNGPASKAGVQPQDVITSVDGHSVKNGDELVNIISEKQPGSTVRLGILRNNKPITLDVGIADRAKLFANLTGNAEPGNSPDVGDVGQNKLGITVQPVQPAVASKLGIKGGVTITSVRPGSFADEINLPNNVVIVEINRHPVTDEQSYREVVSSLKTGDDVVFVVRDPQSQNAGNTYIGGTLPAPNQ
- a CDS encoding TadE family protein, with the protein product MIRASANIKPSEHGAAVIELLASVIVLVTLVFGCVAISMAFYTNEVLNEYARDASRYAIVHGNGCEEAAHSDASCSISTGSTANAALKTYLNHEIFPGINGNHLSISTTYAHGPGATSCNAANCNGEGDQVTVTVSYPYLYSVPFIPQQSFTMNAHSTMVISQ
- a CDS encoding TadE/TadG family type IV pilus assembly protein yields the protein MARTSPTRLHHDHAQRRFPSDTRVSCVPRDSGQASLELALSLPLFALLILGGAEIANIGWAAIQLNNAAHAGAQFASLSRTNAVDITDIEAAARSEAPALTITFPTAPTQTCSCVTPSGTPTTYPCSSIIDSCASPDIIVDSVQVTTQAVVSPLIHYTGLPASYTLHGKATMEVIQ
- a CDS encoding pilus assembly protein TadG-related protein, translated to MRLHRDERGQTIILVALSLPFMLGFVGMATDVGALFKDKRTIQTAADAAAIAGALNLRYGSYVTTAKNASTANGYTDGSNGVTVTVKSPPVWASSNYYNKADYVEATVTKVEPTIFLSVFGFPSVTVTARAVATDQGPGDGCMYTLGTTGNDIHIQGSAEITATSCGMLVNSSSSNAITQTGNGPNLYARFRSIGVVGDPSGIGNYSPTPITGIAQVSDPLSYFPNYSCNNNACGCSGTPTIPCTGYPYSSAVICGNASGATLSPGCYKGLNGTYTLSSGTYLINGKIDGNITGSGVTLILISNSIETTGSKAITLTAPLASSDPSGTNPFDGIVIYQVPSDTTATDMKGNSTLNAQGVIYMPTAEFEMEGSTGGTIYADFVVSSIDIQGTPNIYDYQALAGVQSPITSINLVE
- a CDS encoding DMT family transporter, producing the protein MPAHRRHNLLAHILLIGVVLVWGCTFPLVKSALNDISPLLFNLLRMSLAALVLLTINLKELRGLTRSELRLCLTAGLFLALGYQFQTSGLAHTTPSKSAFLTGLVVVLVPILSLLPRVAPPTAPRPNTIVFLGAILAFIGLILLTSTPGTGAAILSGMHLGEWLTLACAAAFAAHLLTLAHAAPQLSARRLGTLQIAFAAIFMLITLPLGGHPTFHLTPTAILALAITALFATAAAFTIQSWAQQFLPPTHTALILTLEPVFAALTSLLFFHERFGPRELLGAALILAGILLAELRSPQPIPPSS
- a CDS encoding amidohydrolase codes for the protein MKLYTPAALLSALCIVATAHAQRCPQPAHTIFYNGNILTGAGLHAIDDHTPPQRVQAIGISGAWITAAGSNDTVLACAAPDAIKIDLHGAFAMPGFNDAHTHIADAGLQRLSANLDGVTSLADMTSRIAAYAKTLDDPNQWILGGGWDHTKWPSNTLPTRQDLDAVTGPHPAFLYRVDGHIAIANTAALKAAGIDNTTADPPGGHIDRDAEGNPTGIIREGPATALVQKVIPPPDYETRRHALELSIHDALAHGVTSIQDFSTWDDWLALEGMEHENKLPLRIAEWIDFNLPVGDLQQRRASHDPNDPLLHLTFLKGFMDGSLGSRTAAMNAPYSDDPNNSGIPRYDQDKLNAMATDRAAAGFQLGFHAIGDRANDMALNAFEAAEQAGVPAPALLCQAKEEQYEHSLPPDAIVTRVNPCPQAPYAPRNFRFRIEHAQVVSPDAFQRFHDLGIIASMQPSHLLTDMAWAGQRLGPERSKYAYAWRSFLNHGVPLAFGTDYPVESINPMRGLYSAITRMNEAGTQTFEPQEKLTLSEALYAYTQAPAFAEWRENIKGRLEPGFLADFVVLDRDLTRSTPQQILHARVVRTVVGGVTRYTSETETTAPPQPLATPQPTAPPPPAKPSPYVKQDNPLPDARTGVSHPPDSPE
- a CDS encoding M20/M25/M40 family metallo-hydrolase, with the protein product MTPAPSAAANARVTTLAADRAIHRAFHWLHLYEQQLQRWHSEFLAIPAPPFGEAARAAWFISRFTDLDLTSPHIDREGNALAELLSADVTAPVILLSAHLDTIFPAGTDCTPHLEDGKLLCPGATDNGAGLTALLAIAASLRYANITPAATILFAANVGEEGEGDLRGMRHLFSHSPYAQRIQTAIALEGCGTGTVVDRALGSRRLRVEITGPGGHSWADAGRPSPINALAAAIASLTQLTLPSNPRTTLNCGTIAGGTSINSIPSSATADLDLRSTSTDELESLETLVLATVSKCVKAEARRTRARDALRLQIRRIGDRRAGALPSDSPLAVSLRAVDRHLNIRTESRIGSTDANLPLSLGIPALAIGSGGTGGGIHTLEEWYSPTNRELALRRILLLLLDTCNLHTNTAATIGKAGN
- the truA gene encoding tRNA pseudouridine(38-40) synthase TruA: MAAASTNWKLTLAYDGSGFHGWQVQPGLTTVQGTLADCLFRLTGETVLPQGSGRTDAGVHALAQAVSFRLAAPLPAANLQRALNRILPAGIRVLSCEQVPHSFHARHSARSKTYEYRIFERRIRSTPGHPAIERICSPFLAPYAWDCRWPLSLDAMREAAAHLIGTHDFTSMAATDADRAQRDPDDDSPTRAIKINPVKTITLAEWSHRPNSAEQDLLTFRIAGNGFLHHMVRNIVGTLVEIGRGSLDPADLTRILQARDRTAAGPTAPARGLYLVEVVYDPIDDTGCPIHDDEAVGVMGGVNDPTTRGVTQ